The Macrobrachium rosenbergii isolate ZJJX-2024 chromosome 7, ASM4041242v1, whole genome shotgun sequence genome segment TTGAAAGAAAGTCACCTATCATTCTTCTCATATGAGTAGTCCCCTTTCTGCTGTGGATACCCATCCTGTTCACTAACCTTTCATAGCTGTTGTTGGTACcggaatacaaaaagaaatgttAGTCTTGTACTGAAGATATTTCTTCAAGATGCCTCACAGCAAAGTCCTGGGGGTCCTGCTTGTGTTGTCTAAGTTGAATTTGGGCTGTTTATCATTGTGGAACCTTTTGCATTGAAACCAGGGTTGATCAGTAGTATGAATGTTTATAGTTTTCCTTCTGATGAGATGGACTAAAATTGGTTACAGAGATTGGTTGATGTTTTTATGGCAGTACAGTCAAGCTCTGATGTTTACTATTTGAAACAACAGCCAAAGGTGCTGATAAACTTACAGACTCTGTCATATACTGATCAGCACCATCTGAGTTAAGTAGGCCTCTGTTCTGAGAATCCAAGTGGCAGGAGATAACAAGAGACATTCTGATGTCAGTGGAATAAGCTAAGCATATACTTTTTAATCAACAATAGCAAGAATAGAGCCATCAttatcagaatttaaagaaaaaatccaaaaatatattttatatactatctATCCATTCTTGCTGAAAATTTGGCAATTTTTTCAAGGTATTCACATTTGCAGTTACTCTGAATCTTCTGCGTCAAACCCTACTCGACAATGAACAAAAGCCTTACCTTGAATAAGACTGATATTATGgaggtaaataaaaacataagcttCATCTTGAAGTTGTTTCTAGGTACAGGTGAATCTGTCTTAGGCATAAACATCCACTCTCACCTGAAATCATGAAAACGAAGGTCAAAAAAATTTGTCCAGAATCCCTAGTGAAACACTGAAATGGCTTATCTTACATTGTTTCATATCGAAATTTTATAGGACCAGGACTCATAGAATCAAATAGTCAAACCATAAGGGCATGTAGTGAAACATCAAAATCCACTCTCCTTGACGTGAGAGTGCATAAAGCACACCTGAAAAGAAGGATCCTGAGTGCCATCAGTTACTCAGATAAATTAGACGAATATTTCTACAGAACAGCTATTAAGAAAAACCTCGCAAGAATATAGAAACTACTTTGCTACTGCAGAGTTTCTTTAGACAAAATTGCAAAAGTATTGTGGTGACAAATTCAGTTTTGtaagagagaaaattcaagaGGGAATGAAAAACTAACCTTGTACGAAACCAGACGCTCTGACTAAATGGCACACGTGTATGATTACTGAAAGAACTTCCGTTGAGAAATAGTACAGCTAAGATTGAAATATTCATCTATTTAGTCACCTTGTCCTTTTAGTTCTAAAGAGCCATTGAAACCTGTGGCAGGGGAGATATCTACGTCATTTAAGATCTCAgtaggggggagggagaggtgggGAGATGGAGAGAATGATAGAGGAGGGAGCGCGTCCTTAGGTGACATTGGCCTAGCACTGGTGCCATAGTCACATGAGACTAGCGTTTATCACATCTCTGGCATCCGCTACGAAAGTGGATAAGTTTTTCCACCTGTTAGTGAGTGAAGCTTGCATTCCCACACCTGTAGAAGcgggaagaagagggaagaggtGGCTATATGCAGTCAAAAGACCATCAACTTTCCCAAAGCGCAATGCATCAGCCTAGAGAAAAGAACTCTTTGTCACCGACCGAAATCACTTCAAACCAGCCAACCAACAACACTAACCGACCGGATATTATAGGCATTAAATTTTTCTGGTAACTCGAGGCCTTTTCAGCGTCATGTGGTCCACTTTCCATCAGTGAGTCACTGAGAAAGAAAGTGCCACTGTAGCTAAAGGCGAGATGAACTCTTCGGTGCTATGCTCAGTCATAATGAGTCACttgggaaagttttttttgttttgacttttctaagATGTTTAGTGTCGCCGTTGCTTTTCCTAATTTggcgttttgttttgtttgatgattTGTTGGGCTGACGACAAGGTCTAGTAACCAGCAAAACttggaagaaaaggaggaatggTTGATATGAAGGTTAGGCCTAGGATTTGTCATCCTTAGTTTATGATCATTTTGGAagcatttttctcaaaattgcATTGCATTCCGGTGTTTCATCCTACTTCAGTTCCTGAAACGAATGGATATTTTCAACATGGTACCTTAGAAAAACTGTGAATATTAATACTTTGCTCTGGACTGTCATTACAGTGACGAGATATCTTTAAACCTGACGTGAGATTTAGAGGATGCTTCTTCTCTCTCAGTTACTAGGAATTCAGACACATCAGCTGCTTTAACAAAGACCCGTTACAAACATTGCCAGTTATCAAATAAAATGCCAAGAACTCCGTCTCCATCCTTTTTCACCTCCGCCTTCTTTACAAGTTCGATAATGACCTATTATGTCTAGGCTGACCTATTATGAATTCTTCTACCGTTCATCAAATCAAAACTTCGAGACCAGGCGAGTTTAGGACTTCATAATTTTTTGGCCTAGTCACCCCTTCGAAAATACGGCCCGTTTTCCAATGCCAAACTCGTATAGActgtagagagagaaagtaaattttatgttcatGGTCATCGCAAGGAAACCATTTTTGTTGAATGTTTTGAAGACGAAAAGAGCCAGTAGCTCGACATAGCAAGAAACTGGCGCCAGTATGGAAGGGATATAGGGAAAGAATGATCACAAACCACATCGTGGGACTAGAATGAGAAAGAGTGCCTCACCTCCTTGGTTCTGGGTGCAAAACTATCCGTCGTAGCAGATTTGGACTTCATCTTTTGTAGCTGTCAAACTCTTCTTGATATTCctgcaaaattcataaaatagaTATAACAAAATTGCCAAAGGAATTATATATTGTTGATGAATTAAAATAACAATGTTGTCAGTTCATTATAAGGTATTTGAGGTCACTTAAACTTAGGTTCTAATGATAAGCTTGTCCTTGGGAAATACACAAAACTAGATTTATTATGACTGATTTCAAATTTCCCAGTCGCCAAAAGAATGAAGTTGACAGGACTACTCAACAGAAAAAGGCCAGGACCTTTATAACTGATTCCACATTTCCCTGTCACTAAAAGAAAGAAGTTGACAGAACTACAGTAACTGACGTACGTCTGTCTGTTGCATAGAATCCGTAAGATGCATCATCATCAGCCCCTTGCGTCACTCCACTAACCCACACGGACGAAAGTGAGAGTTCTCTAGCTGTATGCAGAGCGGGCGAACGACCTTGAGCCGAAAAGTATCATATACTATCAATACGGCGCtcccgctgctgctgctgctgctggcgaATAACACGgaataacacacacgcacacatgcagcTGCCACCGTCAGTAACGCAGCTGTAACTGTATCAAAGGCTCCGCCGAGAGCAGGCATGTTCTCCTATCACTGCAAGGTTTGGTAACAATGACGAGAAATGAGGTTTGTTATCGGAAAGGTGCGAATGAATGCGGTGCGTTTTACGTCATATGTTGATTGCTGTAACACCTGAATGTGCACGTCCGTTTAGGCTGATGTTTAGTTTTCCCGATTCCCTATAAGCGTTATTTGTTCATTGTGTATGTTTACGCGAACATCCCACACAAAGGTATACGAGTATTTAATATTATACAACTGATCGAAACTCCATTTCAAGACAATAACAACGATTCAATATCTAACTTCGTCAGGATCTTTTAACACCTGGTCATGTATGTTAGGCCGATGTTTACTCTTCCTGAGTCCCTAATCGTTTTACGTCAACTTTGTATGTTTATGCAAGAATACTAATCAtaatattattaaagtatttaatATTATGCAATTGACCACAACTCCATTTCAAGAAAACAGTAGTTGTTCAATATGAAACTTCAGGAGAATCATTTAACGCCTGAACAGAGATGTCTATTTAGGCCGATGTTCAGTGTTCCTGGTTCTCTAAGCGTTTTACGTCAGCTTTGTATGTTTGGGTGATTATTCTACACACAGTTATACGAGTAAATGGTATATACAAACGACCAACACGCAATTTCAAGGAAACGGTAGTGATTCAGTATTTAGCTTCACGAGAACTCACTCCCGCTGGACAAACCATTGCGCATCTGATCGAGGAGACAATGCGTCTAAAGACGACGGAACTAATAATAGCCAGGAACTCGAGAGATAAACTTACTTGAGTGATTCGTCATCGCTGTTTCGGTGTAATAGACCGAGCGGACAAACATGTTCTGACCGAAAACGAGTTGATCTtggtcactgtgtgtgtgtgtgtgtgtttatggtgtGTGTTTTATCTGGTTAGCGCTCTAGACCAAGTCTCTCTCACACTCTCGGCCGATGCGCAGTTGCAGTACCTAAGCCAGGTAACTCACCTTCCCAATCTCTACTTGTTCTTCTtgttcacctcctcctccttcttcttttcctccttcttctcttcctccttcttcttcttcttcttcttcacttcttgtacttgatttcattttttttagtcaaCTCCTGGGCCGCGTCGTAAGGCAATCAATTTCCCCTTTCCTCTGCTTTTCGTAATCGGCTCGCACGGACGTAATTGCTCGCCTATTACAGATTATTACAGGAGGCTCTTTGCTGTAgttacctggggagagagagagagagagagagaggagagagagagagagagagagagagagaccgcctgaacacacacacacgcagccaTCCATCCTACCGCAGTCTTCACTTTACGCTGCTTTCTGGGAATACGGTATAGCTTTACTGCTGGGTATGTAACACCAGGTAAAACCTCACCTCTGAAAAGGTTAAAGCAGTTATTAActccttgtcttctctctctctctctctctctctctctctctctctctctgtgtgtgtgtgtgtgtgtgtgtgtgtgtacatattgaatatatatatatatgtatgtatgtatgtatgtatatatgtatatatatatatatatatatatatatatatatatatatatatatatatagatatagatagagagagagagagagagagagagagagagagagagagagagagagagaagttctgtTGCTATAATATTTCTCCTGAGATTTGTGATTTgctatgatgtatatatatatatatagtatatgatatatatatatatatatatatatatatatatatatatagagagagagagagagagagagagagagagagagagagagagagagagagagagagagagagagagagagagtgtgtatagcAGCACGCGCGTAATTCACGCGCCATGCACCGAGATGGCAATTTATCATGCACCAGTGAAACGTATTGAGCCAAATTCTCAATACCCATCGGTTCCCCGTCAGGAGATACGTATAGCGAGGCGACCTTGGGGACCTCCCCGAGATGTAGAATATATCTGTCGGGAGGAAAATcctcactcacaaacacacaaacaaacgcacaaacacgcTGGACACATCATTTTGTACATGAACAAACACGCCCAGCTAGACTCATTTTCTTGCGTAAACATGATAAATCTTATAGGAGCCTATATGCAACATATTATATTCGGATGCGTGTACCAGGAAGAAAGACGCATGTTTGCACCCGtttagcgggagagagagagagagagagagagagagagagagagagagagaaggcagctTGAAGAGTTGTCTCTATTTTTGTTTGCACTCTCatttagcggagagagagagagagagagagagtgtgtgtgtgtgtgagagagagagagagagagagagagagagagagagagagaaggcagctTGAAGAGTTGTCTCTATAATTTTTCTAAGTGTGATGTTAATGGCGCTCTCAtctatagtagagagagagaaagaagttctGTTGCCATAATATTtctatttgtgtgtgagagagagagagagagagagagagagagaaagaagctctGTTGCTATAAGATTTCTACTTGCCAtaagcgctgagagagagagagagagagagagagagagagagagagagagagagagagagagagagaagctccgATGCTATAAGATTTCTATTTGTGATTTGCATGGCGTCTTCATCTataagtactgagagagagagagagagagagagagaggagagagagagagagagagagagagagaggctttcataTCCGGAAAACGTTCGCTACATATATGACTCAGGGCAGCGGGATTTACTGAATGCGCAATacgcttctcttttttttatttgcgtaatCTCTCTTCGATTCGTTGACGTACAACGAAAAACGAGAATTTAAAGGGACTTCTTtttatctcatgttttttttcgtaactttttttttttttttaagtaaaaacgaTAAATGAAAGTTCCGCTTTTTGTGGGTATTTTTTTAAtcgtcgtaatttttattttattaagaacgATAAATGAAAGTCCCTTTTTTCGtggttatatgtttttttaatcgtaactttttttgtaataacgataaatgaaagtcctttttttttgtttataaatatttttcaatcgtaaacttttattatttttcagcaatATCGATAAATAAAAGTCCCGTTTTTTGCGTTAATATCTTTTTAATCCTcgtaactttttaaatttttagtagTACCGATAAATGCAACtccctttttttgtgtttatatattttttcaaacctagtaactttttttattttcattttttagtaacGCCGATAAATGAAAGTCCCGTTATCCGACCAAAGGGCACCCATGCCCACGGCTTGCCCCGAAAACGAGTGTGACCCCAGAGTAGCCGGCCTCCTACTCCGTCATTTCCGGTAGTGTCCTCAGTACCAGTGGAACAACGGCTGTTTCCGGCGAGAATGAGTCTTCCACCATCAGGTATGAGCCATTGGTGAGTAAtgagaatgagtgagtgagtgagtgtgtgtgtgtgtgtgtgtgggggtgtgtgaGTAACAGAATAAGTTCTCAGTCGAATGTCGTGAGCCATGAAGGCTAGGACTTGTTCAGGCGGCCGTTGACGGCAAGTTACGACAAGGATTCGCCTGCCCGCTCCCGAGGACccgagagaaagaaaagattccCCGGGGTCCGAAGGGAATGAGGACGTCACTGCATTCTCATTGCGTTCGGAGGACTCGCGCCCGTCAGTCAGTCAGGTCGACGAGATTCGTACAAGTTGATTTTCCTCATTGATTGTCCCTCCTCACTCGGCGATTTGTATATCCCGCGGTTATCTTGACCTGaccactctctatctctctctcacactctctctctctctcttttctctctctctctcggcagttgAGATTATCTTGAAgataagagaaagaagaaaaagtgatcGAAATATCAGTTCTGTGAATTGGTCTCTGaaattgaaattgtttttattgtcgCTAATATTCGTATAAAAAGTTtgaaattcgatattaaacatttttttttcttttgtatgatcTGAATAGTGGAAGTCGAAAGTGATCTGAAAATTAAATAGGAGAGATCGAGACTTGTTGTTATTGTCTGAAATCACTGCCAGTGTTCTCGACAAGAGGAATATTATCATCGAGgaatatcatcatcgtcatcacctGTCACTCGACCTACCGGGGAGACTCGACTTAGACAAAGTGAATCAAGTGGGCGCGCGTCGAACCTCTCATCCCGAGCGCCCATCTTCACCTGCCTTACCTTTGCCGCCACCTCGCCCGCCCGGCTCCCCCGTCCGATGCGTGGGCGGCAGCGCTCGGTGCACGTGCACTCAGAAGCCAACACGTGCTACTGCTATTATCGTCTTTGTCCTACCTGAGGCAGACGGCGAGTGAGACCGCCGGAGGAGGACCCCCCCTGTCCAGCAAACAGTCGCGCTTCCCTCCCACGGATATCAGGATGACCGTCGCAGTCGCCACTACTCTGGCTGACTTATCATTCTCGGTGACCTCACAGCTGATCATGGATGACGCCCCCGACGCCCCCATGGACGACCCGCCTCCTCCCTCTAccacctccttctccttctcctcttcctcttcctcctcctcctcctcctcctccccgcaatTCCTCCCTCACCTCACATACACCAGCGCCCCGCCTCAGGAGTTCTGCATTCAGACCACACAGCACCACCACGATGCTTTCACCTCACTCTCACTCCACCACCCTCCGAGCACGACTTCGGAGGAGAATCCTCCTCTTCTCCTGCCGCCGCCGCCCCTCGCACTCCAGGAGTCGGAGAAGTCGGCgctggcggcggcggcggccgAGTTCTACCACTCGGGGTCTCTGGTGGACCCCGGGGCGTGGGAAGGGGTGGTGTCACCTGACACCGCCAATGTTCCCCAGCAGTCCCTGAGTCTGTACAGTTCCCCCGGGATCGCCACCCCGTCGCCCAGACCCACCCGCACGCCCGAGACGTCCCACATCGACCCTCCCCCCCCCGTCCTCGTCCCCCACACCGAGGCCCTCCACACCGTCAACGTCACCCTGGGGGACCTGTGTCTGGCGTCGGCACAGACCTACCAGGCGCCGCCCGAGTACAcccaggccttccaagatttcGTCTACCCCGTCACTCAGGTTTCGGACGCCCCCCAGCAAGCTTCGCCGCTCTTCCAGCTGCCGCCCCCTCCTGCTGCTGTTCCTGTTCCCTCAGACCCGTCGGCGGCAGAGGTCGCCGCCGATTGGTCGAGCATCGGCGGTGCGACGGTCGGGCTAGAGTGTTGGAGCAGGGAGCACCTGCAGCAAGTGTGCTCCGACCTCTCCATCCCGAACCAGGCCGTCACCTGCTCCTGGGTTCCTCCCCAGCCGAGGGACGCCAGCACCATCGTCTGGCCCTCGCAGCCGCCCGTCCTCTCGCCCGTAGtacctgaaactctcagccccgcCAGCCAGGAAGTGGCTCAGGTCGAAGGGGCCACGACAGTCCCCCTCCAGAGTCGCCGTCGCCGTTCCGCCTCGCGCTCGCCGCTCAGCACTTCTTCTTCGGGAGCCGCGGCGACGATCACCATCGGAGCCCTGAGCCCTACTCAGCAGAGGTCGGACCTGCTCCTGCCTCGGTCGCCTCTCACGGGCACCGCCCCTGCGGGAGCGTCCTTCCCTGCCGCAGACGAAAGCCGCGCCCTGAGACGCAGGCGCTGGCAGCGCCAGCAGAATCCTCGACTCCACCTCCTCCAGCAGCAGGAGagacgagaggaggaggaggaggaggaggaggtagcgGCGGCGGTGGCGGAGGAGGAAGGGGACCAATACCCGTTAGAAAAGGGCGATGAAGGGAGAGCAGCGCGGTGGGGGCGTGGTGAGTGGAAGAGATGGTCGTTGGAGCAATCGTGCTTCACACACAGTGAGGTGGGGATAGAGTATCCTATGGACAGTGCGGCGGGATCAGGGCGGCCATTAGAATCCGGGGAGCGAAGTTCCCCCCCGAAAGGAAAGTCCCACACGTCGTTCCCCAGCCCCAGAGGGCCGTCGGAGCTACtactgctgcagcagcagcagcgtcaGGAGTCATCGCCTCCTCACGAGACCTCTCGAGAtgacggcggaggaggaggaggaggaggaggaagaggaggaggaggggatgacGCTAGCGCCGACgatgcagaagcagaagaagaagaagaagaagaagcgagcaGAGTCTGCGTCCCGCCAGGTGAGTCACTCGATTTTGAACTGCtagatgcttcttcttcttcttgcgaagCGCTGCGCGCGCAGTTTGTTTTCCTTTAACGTAATTGCAACGCGCCATTcaaacctcatttttttttctccccgcCGACGTCCAGCGCTTAAACGTTCgcaaaagtttaaaaatgaatgatgtcatgggaggaggaggaggaggaggaggaggaggaggaggaggaggaggaggaggagggggaactttCCTCAAAAGTGAAATGTGCTTTAGTGTTGcttgtgcatgcgtgtgtgtatgcaattttttttttcttctaccaaGCCACTGAGTTaatgtgcgtgtgagtgtatgtgtatgtgtgtgtgtgtgtgtattcatgtgcgtgtatgtgtagtAAAGTAGCGAGTTACGGAgccgtttttttgttttcttttttttacttatctaagATG includes the following:
- the LOC136840013 gene encoding uncharacterized protein, which produces MTVAVATTLADLSFSVTSQLIMDDAPDAPMDDPPPPSTTSFSFSSSSSSSSSSSSPQFLPHLTYTSAPPQEFCIQTTQHHHDAFTSLSLHHPPSTTSEENPPLLLPPPPLALQESEKSALAAAAAEFYHSGSLVDPGAWEGVVSPDTANVPQQSLSLYSSPGIATPSPRPTRTPETSHIDPPPPVLVPHTEALHTVNVTLGDLCLASAQTYQAPPEYTQAFQDFVYPVTQVSDAPQQASPLFQLPPPPAAVPVPSDPSAAEVAADWSSIGGATVGLECWSREHLQQVCSDLSIPNQAVTCSWVPPQPRDASTIVWPSQPPVLSPVVPETLSPASQEVAQVEGATTVPLQSRRRRSASRSPLSTSSSGAAATITIGALSPTQQRSDLLLPRSPLTGTAPAGASFPAADESRALRRRRWQRQQNPRLHLLQQQERREEEEEEEEVAAAVAEEEGDQYPLEKGDEGRAARWGRGEWKRWSLEQSCFTHSEVGIEYPMDSAAGSGRPLESGERSSPPKGKSHTSFPSPRGPSELLLLQQQQRQESSPPHETSRDDGGGGGGGGGRGGGGDDASADDAEAEEEEEEEASRVCVPPDPREWNANHISSWLNWIQKEFRIKAKIDSKDLPDTGCDLCRMTRRKLRKIAGRRGGRILAEHLDICLQRFGATLPIHDPSDDHTKTDEDEDSDDDDDDDDDMDPYELLGPRSSRLAAQGSGQIQLWQFLLELLSDPANAAVITWEGTAGEFKILDPDEVARRWGERKSKPNMNYDKLSRALRYYYDKNIMTKVHGKRYAYKFDFRGLDQVRQQQSAEAQRYPPDLSFLTSYSHLLGGSSPLASSSFTSSASHPPPPLLSPPPYWAAVSSVSSAAALATSSPLATSSPLATSSPLATSPPLALHAAPLVSPLSSPPPDASPATTSSSRVLPHYPYTS